One region of Gemmatimonadaceae bacterium genomic DNA includes:
- a CDS encoding outer membrane beta-barrel protein, translating to MKISMKVFGMLGLLASPFAMQAQTTRTLSLGVSGGLSLPMGNLGDNADAGYNVTGHVYFKPSTMKFALRGDVGYDSWKSKSSNSVVSADVSSLSFTGNGIFYLGESTAAMRPYLLVGGGMYRTKSSASVSGVSASSTSTDPGIQGGLGMSFNLNGFNTFLEAKYVNVFGDGDSMNYVPITFGIRF from the coding sequence CATGAAGGTTTTCGGCATGCTCGGCCTCCTGGCGTCGCCGTTTGCGATGCAGGCCCAGACCACGCGGACGCTCTCGCTGGGTGTCAGTGGCGGGTTGTCACTGCCAATGGGCAACCTGGGCGACAATGCCGACGCGGGCTACAATGTGACCGGCCACGTGTACTTCAAGCCGTCCACAATGAAGTTCGCCCTGCGCGGCGACGTGGGATATGACAGCTGGAAATCCAAGTCCAGCAACAGCGTGGTAAGCGCCGACGTGAGCAGCCTGTCGTTTACCGGAAACGGCATCTTCTATCTTGGTGAGTCCACGGCAGCGATGCGCCCGTATCTGCTCGTAGGTGGCGGCATGTATCGCACCAAGTCGTCGGCGTCCGTGAGTGGTGTTTCTGCCTCGTCGACTTCAACTGATCCTGGTATCCAGGGCGGTCTGGGCATGTCGTTCAATCTGAACGGTTTCAACACGTTCCTTGAAGCCAAATATGTCAATGTCTTCGGCGACGGCGACAGCATGAACTACGTGCCGATCACGTTCGGTATTCGCTTCTAG